One Lepus europaeus isolate LE1 chromosome 4, mLepTim1.pri, whole genome shotgun sequence genomic window, GACATGAGAAGTGACAACCAGAGTGCCTTGGGGGACCCCCCTGAGGACTTCATCCTTCTGGGTGTTTCTGATaggccatggctggagctgcccctctTTGTGGTCCTCCTGGTGTCCTACATGCTGGCCATGCTGGGAAACATTGCCATCATCCTGGTATCCCGGCTGGATCCCCAGCTGCACAGCCCCATGTACATCTTCCTCAGCCACCTGTCCTTCTTGGACCTGTGCTACACCACCACCACGGTCCCACAGATGCTGGTCAACATAGGCAGCTCCAGGAAGACCATCAGCTACGGGGGCTGCACTGTGCAgtacgccatcttccactggctgggGTGCACTGAGTGTGTTGTCTTGGCCGCCATGGCCCTGGACCGCTACGTGGCCATCTGTGAGCCCCTTCGTTATGCCATCATCATGCGCCgtcctctctgcctgctgctggTGGCCATGGCCTGGCTCAGTGGCTTTGGCAACTCCCTGGTTCAGGTGGTGCTGACGGTACAGCTGCCATTCTGTGGGCGGCAGGTGCTAGACAACTTCTTCTGCGAGGTGCCGGCCATGATCAAGCTGTCATGCGCCGACACGGCAGTGAACGACGCCACGCTGGCCGTGCTGGTGGCATTCTTTGTGCTGGTGCCCCTGGCCCTCATCCTGCTGTCCTATGGCTTCATCACCCGTGCCGTGCTCAGGATCCGTTCTGCCAAGGGACGGCACAAAGCCTTTGGGACCTgctcctcccacctgctggtaGTCTCCCTCTTCTACCTGCCGGCCATCTACATGTACCTGCAGCCCCCTTCCCGCTACTCCCAAGAGCAGGGCAAGTTTATCTCACTCTTCTATTCCATAATCACCCCCACCCTCAACCCCTTCATCTATACCCTGAGGAATAAGGACGTGAAGGGGGCCCTGAGGAGACTCctagccagggcctggaggcCCTGCAGGAGATGAGGGTCTGAGTCACGGAGTCACCCTGGTGACAGAACATGGGGCAAGTGCTCTGTGTGCTCAGAGCACTCTTCAGTTTAGGATCGATAACCAGAGCCATCCTTGAACAGATGGGAGGACCGTGGAAGTGCCAGGTCCAGAACATGTGTCCCTCCAAGCTGTGTGGTCGCATCTGTAAATAAAGTCGGTCCCACAGGCGCCACTCTACAGGCCTTGGTTGTCAATGACGGTGTCGACAACTCGCTGTTCGATGAGTGTctgttgcattttttcttttctgatctcCTTTTCCTTGGTGCCTGTCGCTTCgtttttctctgtccctgtccaatttctttcttcctttcccggCTCCCTCTCAGCCTGCACAGTGCAACCTGGACCACAGTACAGCAGACGCAGGCCTCTCTGCAGGTTTCGGTCTCTGTGAGTTTTATGTGATGCTTTCCAAAAATGCCTCCTCTTGTGATCTCAGGGGAGCTCCCGCTCTGTCACTCAAGTTTCCTTCTTGAGGAGCTCTCCCCATCGTGACACAGACGCGCCTGCCACAAATGGGCAGGGCCTGCGTGAGTTTCACCAGTAAAATAAAAGGACCACCTCCAAGTTGAGAGCACAACTATAACCAAACAGTTAAGGGCAATGAAACTTGAAATACAAAgctcaggggctgatgctgtgacacagtgggttgagccgccacctgcaaaggttcaagtcccagctgctccacttccaatccagctccctgctaatgtacttgggaaagtagtggaggatgacccaagtgcttgggcccatgccacccatatgggagacccggatggaattcctggctcctggcttcagcctggcataggcccagccgttgtggccatttgggaagtagaagtaaaccagaggatggaagatctcctctctctctctttctctctctctctgcctttccctctctttctgtaactctgcttttcaaataaataaataaatcttttaaataaaaaaaaggaagttcgccggcgccgcagctcaattggctaatcttccgccttgcggcgccggcacaccacgttctagtcctgatcggggtgccggattctgtcccggttgcccctcttccaggccagctctctgctgtggccagggagtgcagtggaggatggcccaagtgcttgggccctgcaccccatgggagaccaggataagtacctgactcctgccttcggatcagtgtggtgcaccggccgcagcgcgctggccgtggcggccattggagggtgaaccaacagcaaaggaagacctttctctctgtctctctctctctcactgtccgctctgcctgtcaaaaaataaaaaataaataaaaataaaaaaaggaagttcaAGGAACTGTTCCAGTCAACATCTGTGGAGAGCTTGCAGGATGTAGGCAACACCCTGAGTGACCCAACGCGTACCCTGGTGCAATCTCTGCCATGGTTCCTCTTTTTCCTCTTAGAATTGGTTCTTAGGTTGTGACAACCCATCTAGCACCCAAGGTGTTGAAACTGAAATTGGCCAAGGGTCAGGACTGGCCAAGGGTCAGGACTGGCAAAGGTCAGGACTGGCCACCTCCTCCAGAAAAACGAAGCCACGAACTTCCCCTACAGGAACTCCACCCCCTGTCCCAGCTGAGCTAGGGGAGGTGACACTCCCCCACTACCACATGGAATCATTTCACAAAGAGCTGTCTTTAAGTTTGTTtgaaaggagagtgacagagagacaggagaaacacagagagaaagagagatcatgcatccctggttcactccccgaatgtctgCAACAGCGGGTCTTGTGCTGGATCCATGCCTgaagccttgaactccatccaggtctcccacgtggatgcagtgatccgagcacttgggccatcttccactgccttcccaggtgcaggaagctgcatgggaagtggagcagccttgatcccaggcactctgatacaggatgcaggagtcccaagtggcgATGCATGCCCTGAACAAAAAGACCTTTTACATTCATAGAGCGATTAATTCATCTTTATTAGTTcagataagtaattttaaaaatttcaagatacttgggtgttttgttttgttttttttttttttttgacaggcagagtggacattgagagagagagacagagagaaaggtcttcctttgctgttggttcaccctccaatggccaccgcggctggcacactgcggccggtgcaccgtgctgatcctaaggcaggagccaggtacttatcctggtctcccatggagtgcagggcccaagcacttgggccatcctccactgcactccctggccacagcagagagctagcctggaagaggggcaaccgggacagaatccggcgccccggctgggactagaacgtggtgtgccggcgccgcaaggcggaggattagcctgttgagccacggcaccagcccaagatactcgtttttaaaaattaagtacagGAAACAATTTAACACAATAAATACAAAAAGGTTGttttatatttctgaattttcagCAAGCTACAATAGGCGTGAATCTTTGTTAGAAAATATAActgttacaaaacattaaaaataaatacatagcagACACACAGTTACAAGACAGCACGCAGGGGGTGGCTTTATGCGGTGGCCGGTGGTCAGTCCACCGACAGACAGCGGGAAGCCAGCGGAAATCAGGGAAGCCAGGCTAACCACAGGGGCTGTGCCCAGAATCTCTGCCAGGGGCGCAGGAGGCACGGGGTCCCCCACGTGAGGGCTCCACCACAAGCCCTGGCTCTCCAGCTGGACCTGGGGGACAGCGGAGCTGCAGTCTTGACGCTGGATGCAGGAGGGTTCCTCCCACCTGGGCGCACCTGGGCACAGGCAGGTAGGGAGGGGGGCAGCTCCATTGCTACCACGAGGGCTCGAAAATGACAGTCAATGCAGGTTTCTCTTCCCGCAGCGTTTCCAAGGCGTGGATCGTCTCAGGGTTGAAGTACATCTCACACAACCTGCGGGGCAGACAGGTACTCGGCAGACGGCTCGGCGTGTACAGCGCTCTGAGCGCGGCATGTCCACGCGGCCCTGTCGAATTGGTAACCTCTGTGTTGGGAAGAATGGGACCTGCGTCCTGCACGTCTACCAACACGGTGGCAAGGCCACGTGGTGGCAGCTGACCCGGCCGGAGCCGCTGCAGACAGTGCCCGTGCTCTCAGTGCCTGCAGCTCCCTGTCAGTGACCGCCTCTGAGCATCTCCTCGCCGCCACACGCCAGCCGTCCTGGGGCAGCCCGGGCCCTCCAGGCCTCCTCGGACCCAGGGCTTCTGACCCCAGGAGCCAGATCTTTGTCCTGTGTCACTTCCATCGGCCTGATTTGCTCGCAATCCAGTGCTTCCTCCAGACGCGTGTGAACGGCCGGCCAGGGTCTGGAGACCCCCAGAGTCAGAGGAGTCCTCCTGAGACACTAGACGGCTCCTTCTGCCGCTGCTGCTCTGCGTCTCTGCTCTGACTCCGGCTCTCtgggtgtctgtctctgtccctctgtctctgccccactcgtgtgtgtgtgtgtgtgtgcagctcaTGAACACGTTCACCAGAGACTGAATTCCCCAGAACCTGAATTCTGGGCTTTGTGGCTCAATGGGGTGTGTGAGAAGATGACCATCTGTGTCTAAGCCACCAGTGCACAGCGCCGCAGTGTTTTCTTATGGCAGGGCAAGCAGAGGCCAGCTGGGGCATCGTCTACGCTAAGCCTGGGCCCCGGGTTGGGTCCCAAGTATCTCTTGTACCGGC contains:
- the LOC133758628 gene encoding olfactory receptor 2B11 — protein: MRSDNQSALGDPPEDFILLGVSDRPWLELPLFVVLLVSYMLAMLGNIAIILVSRLDPQLHSPMYIFLSHLSFLDLCYTTTTVPQMLVNIGSSRKTISYGGCTVQYAIFHWLGCTECVVLAAMALDRYVAICEPLRYAIIMRRPLCLLLVAMAWLSGFGNSLVQVVLTVQLPFCGRQVLDNFFCEVPAMIKLSCADTAVNDATLAVLVAFFVLVPLALILLSYGFITRAVLRIRSAKGRHKAFGTCSSHLLVVSLFYLPAIYMYLQPPSRYSQEQGKFISLFYSIITPTLNPFIYTLRNKDVKGALRRLLARAWRPCRR